The following DNA comes from Lutra lutra chromosome 14, mLutLut1.2, whole genome shotgun sequence.
GTTTTTTAATAATGGGAAAGGAGTATCTCCATGAACCTTCTCTAGAAAAGTGGCATTTAAGACTGTACATGTGATAGAAGCATTGCTATACCTTTTGCATTTATCTGTTTTAAAAGTCTAAATTTAAACTGGTGATACAGTGATGGCATACCCTCATCAGGACCTGggttaactttttgtttttatatccctTTTGAATGTATAGTGAATAGCAAAGCTCACCAGAGAACATGGATCAGTCAATGACAAAAGAGATACGGTCACCTAAGAAACCGCACCACTCCTTATAATGAAGTTCTAAGAAGAAAGGGGAGGCAACcctgggagctgggtggggaaCAGTGTGTATTTAGAATGACCTAAACCAAACTCTATTTTTCCTCCTAAACCTGCCCCGCCTCCTGAATTGTATCATAATTAATGCCTCAGTGCCACCACTATGTCAAGTAACTAGGACTTCATCAACATCACCTGCCCATTTTGCCTTTGCaacagttttcattttgattcctCTTTCTAATCTTATTGTTATCTGCCCAGTGAAGATCTGACACCAGGAATGGCAGCTGTGTCTCCAATCTATTAATGCCAAAATAAGCTTTATAAAAAACAgtctttggggcatctgggtagctcccAGTCTCtgaaacgtccaactcttgattttggctcaggtcatgatctcagggtgtgagatggagccccacatcaggctccatgctcaatgcagagtctgcttgtctctctccctctgctctctttttccctctctctctcgaatcttaaaaaaaaaaaaaaaagctttaccaCATTGCTCCCTAACTAAAATTGCCAGTAGCTTTCCATTGCCTACAAAATAAGGTCAAACTCTCCAACAGACATTAAAGCTTTTTGAACCATGCCTGTGAGCTCTCTCTGGGCTTACATCCCACTCCACCCCTCTGATGTTACCTACAATCCAGACAGGGTAGACTGCTTCTTCACCCAACACTGTTCAGGTTATTTGCTCAACTTGAGCACCTTTGCCCAACTCTACCTTCAAAGCTCAGCTGGAATGCCTGCAGTGAAGCCTTCAGGCAGTAGATTTAGTTCAGGCCTGCTCCTGTATCTTGCATCTCTTACAAAAAATGAATGGCAGGGAcaccagagaggaagagggaacaagATGCCTCTTATAGCCTTAGCCAGGACAGGCCAAATTCACATCTCCAAGTCAGAATAAACTGCTGCTTCCCTGTGCTACTGCAGCCCTTGGCCTAGGCCTGCATTAGACCTCAGACCTTTCTATTCAGCATCCAGCTTAAGCTCCTCAGAGAAAGTTAAGTGGCTTCCTTCTTTCTGAAAAGTTGGCCTCAGGGGTATTTTAGCAGGAACGGAGGTAACAGTCCCAGTTAACCTCCCTTTCCACTGCAGGAAAGCTGGTCCATACCATTACTTATGGTTTAGTATTCTTATTTCATTATCTCTTAACATGACCTGTATCTTCCTCCAGCTCTTCAGGGCCAGCTCAACTCCTGGTTCCTCAATGACACCTCCTTGCATTACTTACATTGAATGTTTCCTTCTTGGACCATGCATTTAGTTTCTGTATAGCTCACCACCCAGCGATTGATCACACATACTATTTAAGTAGAATTTTAAGGATCAAAATACACCTTAAAAAGTTATCCTtatcagagcacctgggtggctcagtgcattaagtgtctgccttcaggtcagatcatgatctcagggtcctgggactgagccccacattgggctccctgctcagtggggagtctgcttccttctttctctactcctccctcctcactctactcgtgctctctctctcttgcttattctctctcaaataaataaataaaatcttttaaaaaatggtcatgCTTATCAAAATTTAATGTGTATATAACTCATCTAGGAATCTTgttgaaatagaaattaattctaattaataaaaaatgactCTATAGGTCTGAGGTGAGGCTTAGGTTCTCCATTTCCAACAGGCTGCCTGGTAGTGCCAGTACTGCTGTCAGGCCCACTTGGAGTATCAACGACCTAGACTACTTTAGCATCCCCTGGAGTTCTTTCTACTGGCTCTCAGGTAAATGGTCATCTTCCGCCGGACTGCCATACGTCACCTGGCAGCCTGTTCCAGTGGCCAGCTCAAGGGCAATTTTCAAAGCTTCCTCTTACTTTTCCACAACATTCCTCAAGggtttccttttcagttttctgtgCCTCAGGAGATTTCTGTCTGCCTTTGGGGAGCCAATGCCTAGCACTCAGTGAAGACCTGGTGTGCCTCAGAGGAATTTCTCCCAGCTCTTCTGCCAGTGTACTACCCCTGTGCTTTTGGTAGAAACCCATGGGAAAGCTGGTAAGTGATCCATAATGCAAGCCTAcgtggaaactttaaaaattctataaagttCAGGTGGTTCCTTATTCCTGTCTACAATGgatttttccttctcctgtcaCTACCAGTGATAAGAGAGTTATTGACTTAAAAATTTAGTTCTGATGGGTTTTTGAACTCTATAATTTTGTAGCTTAATCAGCGAGGTGGAAGCTATAATCTCTTGCTGTATGCCCACAATAACTActcataaaaggaataaaaaatcacaaagaaattaatttttataaagtttgcAACCAGAAATGCAATTCATAAGCATATATAACTAAAAACAGAGCCTCAATAAATCAAATTTCCAGTTCTGAAAAAGCagtaattatatatattctacattatagttcctttatgtttataaATACTCTTACAAAAAATTGAAAGATATAGATGGCTAATTTTGTAGTAACATAGGTTACCTTTTGACATAcaacttattttattatgaagTGATTTCTGGCCCAGTAATAATGCAAAGGGGGCAAATATAGATAAGTGGTGGGCGGTTGTTAAAGTGAACTAGTCAGCACCAATTGCAGTTTTTTCTAATGGTAAGTCATAAtgctccctctccagctctgcaATTGACAGGCATACTCTAATTATAATCAGTAGCTTAAAAATATGACCTTTTGTGCTGTTCCATATCTCTTGGATTTCTGCCTCCACAATAGTCAACTGAACCATCTTCTTGGAATACACATGAAGATGGGAGTTCCTGTGAAGAATATGCTGTCAGTCTGTTCTGTCTCCTGCGGTTAAATCCATGTGAAGAATGTATTCTTCGATTATCTTCTGGATACACCAGTCTAATAATGTAACAgaaacagttatttttaattttttattattagagtTTTCAAACATAAACAACAATAGGAAAATACACACCCATGTGCCCATTACAGAACATTCAACACTTGTCATCATTTTGCCAGTGTTGCAGAAGCAAGTGGTTAATTATAATCACAGAACAGGATTCAGACTTTATGGGGGGCATTGTGCTAGAAGAAGTGAGTATACCCTTTCACCAACAGTCAAATGGTGAAGGGGGGAAGAGAATCCCTGCATGACGCAACATGGTAAAAGAATGCTTCTCCCATGAAAGGAGGTAGGGCCCTCTTTACCCTGCGGAGAGAATTAGGACCATAGCAGCTTATTTGCCTGTCCTTTTTATACTATGAAGTTAGATTAGCAGAATCATTTCAGTATAGCAGCAAATCAGTAGGTTAGGTAGCTTATAGACAGTCtcttttagaatatttctttgaCACTGAGAAGCTGAAGGCTAACGACTCACCTGTTCTAAATTGTAAGTTTTGCTTTTCATGtatgtttcaggtatacaattaaAACTTTCAAATCTTCCAATTAACCTCTACTAAAATATACATGTGTGGGATAATCCCagcatatttttaatgtaaatatttgatAGTGTTTGTAaagaattcttatttcttttcctactaTAGTCCCTTCTCCAAGTTGTTAATATGCTGTTATACTTGGGCCTGTCAGTAATGGGTAAGTGGAAAGGAAGAGTCAGGTGAAATCCTGTCTTGGATGtcatctgcccttctccccctcaAACCAAGGTCTCTTTTGGTCTATTTCAATCTTTCCTTGAGGTGTCTCCATTTGATCGAATACCTTTGAGCCAAGTTCATCCTGTCAATGGCTAATtagtaaattaagaaaaactaggtaatttaaaacaaaaactccaaTCTGATTTCTGTTGAGTAGTTAAATATAAATCAGTATGGAATATCCTTTTATACTGAAACTGCTATTCTTTCACATAGGATGCTTATAATCCTGACCCCAAATCTGGTACTGAGtgacaagaacaagaaaaagaaagccaaacacgCCCTCTTTTGAACACTATAATCCTCCTAATCCAGAGCATCATCAGTAACAGAGAAGCTGTCCTAAGAGgagtgagagatttttttttttaagattttatttatttatttgatggagagacagagatcacaagtaggcagagaggcaggcagagagagaggaagggaagcaggctccctgctgagcagaaagcccgatgcggggctcgatcccaggaccctgggatcatgaccagagccgaaggcagaggctttaacccactgagccacccaggcaccccagagtgaGAGATTTCCATTGACCAATCTTGTCTTTTACCCTGTCCAATAGAAGACATAATAATCATGGAATAGAGTGAAGTtattacaaaggaaatgaaacaaagttcTAGCTTAACTAGTACCAACTAGTAGCCACTGGTAACCCAGGTGAAGATGAACTGATTGGTTTTAGAATCCCCAAACCACAAGTGACAATCACTTCTAAGGGCAGTGGCCAGGATCTGCCAAGGTGGTATATAAACCCTGCATACATGTGGATTCACGAAATGCTTGTTTTCTAATATGTTTACATGTCACTGGTAGCAATCAGGGATAGGACTGAAAAGGATGGTTTTGTGGCTAAATCAGTATTTGCCTCTGACCACATTGTCTCTGCAGTTCTCAGTGCCATAGGCCCTGCGACGTGAGGAAagtgaggaaggcagggaagCTGCTGGTAGGAaaggtagaagaggaaaaaaagaagtttctgaaTAAAACCAGGACAGCCCATAGCCCACAGGTAAAATTCACATCTCTCCAGGTACGTGTAGAATAATGTACAACTGGAGGAAACATTCTGAATTGAAAGGGAAGGCACATAGTAACTCTCCACTCTTCATCTCCTTTCTCAAACCTTCCCCTCTTCTGTGGTCTTATTCTCTATCCCAGCACAGTGCTCTATTTTCCTGGATTGTCCTTTTATTTCTATCCCTTTTCCTATCCTTCCTTATCTCGTTCTTTCCCTTTCAGATGGCAGgcctctcctcttcctgccttgcGCTTCAGTTTCACTGCTGTCCCTGCTCTCCTGAAGACGCTCCCAACTAACGGCACTGAGAGGTGATTACTGCATGGCAGAGAGAGGACTACTGGCGTGTGtgtattaaaaagtaatttgtaggggtgcctgggtgctcagtgggttacagcctctgccttcagctcaggtcatgatcccgggatcgagccagcatctggctctctgctcagcagggagcccacttcccccgctctctctgcctgcctctctgcctacttgtgatctctgtctaataaataaacaaaatcttaaaaaaaaaaaagtaatctgtagcaaacaaacaaagacaaaccaaaaaacagaacaaagggaTGGTTACCAGAAaggcggtgggtggggggcagggtgaaatcggtgatggggattaaaaaaactaaacttatcttgatgagtactgagtaatatacagaattgctGAAGCACtttattgtatacctgaaactaatttaacactgtatgttaaccatactggaattaaaattaaagaaaaaataatttgtaggaCAGCTAGAAGGAATTCATTTGACCCCTGAACAACTGGAGGTTAGGGGCGCTGATCCCTGTGTAGTAAAAAATGCACgcgtaacttttgactcccctaaACTTAACTAGGAACAGCCTGCTGTTTACCAGAAGCCTTACtggtaacataaacagttgactAACATGTGGTCCTATGCTACatgtgttatatactgtattcttacaataagctagagaaaagaaaatgttattcaaaaatcgtaaaagaaaatacatttacagtactatactgtaaaatgtattttacattttctctgagaaatcggtttcttgttttttgttttgttttttactactAGCTTACAGTGAAAAGCTAAACCATTTAAATCTAATTTGTATATTTACTGCAATTGTAGGAAATAAAGGTAAATTTATAATTCACAGCATCAGAAATAAACCTTCATCACAAACTGAATCTATATAAGAATAAATCTGAATTTTAGCTTTGGGTGATAATTTATACAACTTTTATACAAATACCTAATCTGAAAGAAGTCTGAGTGTTTTGTTGGAGTCAAGTACCGTTTCTTACTGTGCAAAACAAAATGACTCACTTATCTAAATGCCAGTTAGGATTTATGTTATCAGGAAGTGGGGAGTCCCGAAAAGACCGTGGTCTTTGTGAGGATGTTTCCTGTTCAAAATCCAAGTCTTCCAAAAGAACCTGTTCTTGTGGATCATTACGTGGGTGGTTACAGGAAGATATATGCCATGGTTTTGTTCCACTGTTGAAATCAAAATTTCTTAAATGcctttgctttttaaactttggaAAAGGTGGTAGTCTTTGTCCATGACCtctattaacatattttttcaaTGACATTTTCTCTGAGAAATCATTGTTGGAATGGTCATGTAGAGATCCTCGTGTGTGCTCTGATATGACATCGGTATATTCTaaatcttccaaattcatttcatCATGAAAATGGTTCTGGTAGAAGGGTTTTTGCCTTTGAAAACCACCACCCCTGTTGAGAAAATGAGAAGTCTGTACAAGTAAATGGTCCTGAAAATCACCACGAAGTGGGTACTCATGGTGGTTATAGAAAGGCCGTCGTTTTTGTCCCCAGCTTCTGTTGATAAAACCATAATCTTTTGTTGGAAAATTTTCCCAACAGTTGCTATAGGCCTGATGATTCTGAATGGAATGTCTCCTTTGTCCATCAACTTTGctaacaaaatcaaaatcacctCCAGCATCTGGTTCATGGCAGTCACTGTGAGGCTGGGGATCATGAAATGGTCTCGGTCTGGTTCCATGTATCTTGTTATTGAAATCTGTTTCCTCTTGAGAGACATCATAACACTGGTGATTAGCAAAGAATGAACATCTTGGTCCTGGTCCTTTGTTACCCAAATCCCAATTTCTCAGGTGTCTCTCTTCTGGCATGCTGTCACTACACCTGTGTTTATACAAATTCCCATGCCTCTGGAAACGTCCATTGTTGACATAATCATAATCCTTTATCTGTACATCACTTCTAGGGTGCTGGTCATTAAGAAGCCTTGACCTTTTCCCAGTCCTGCTGGGGGGAAAACAGGCTATAAATACTAAGTATTTGAATAATAAAGGATAAATCTATGCCATTAGCAAAACCTCCCTTTGTTCAGCTCAACAGGACATAAATTGTTGTGATGTCCGCCCCCCCCCAACTGtgccacattttcatttttctcctttgtttgtgCTTATGAGCCCCAAACTCTCTCCTGTAACTATTAACTTGTAGATTTCCAAACAAAAGTGTGTTGGTGTTAAACAGtaattttttctcctaaaaactAGACCACaacacatttcacattttttcatttagAGAAATGTCATAACCAGTTCACTTTTATCATAATCTATCTGATGGGTTAAAGAAGTAATCCTACAAATTACTGGCTGATGACACGCTAGATTATTGTACCGACTTCATGTGGGaagaagtaagaaaatatatattgatttttatataattactCCTAAGAACTACTAATGGAGCTTATGGTATAAAATAATTTggtataaataatacattttgactatttccagttttttagttttataaataagCTGCTATGAGCATTCATGTCATTTCTGTGTGAACAAGTTTTCagttctctgggataaatgctcaAGAGTGCAAATGCTGGGTTGTATGCTAAATCCAATTTTAGTTTcataaggaactgccaaacttcCATAACATGGAAAACACACCAATTTGAAAGGGTTGAGAAGAGGAACAGAtagcatttaaaatagaaataagtatttaaaaacccAGGATGAGATACTATAATTGACTAAAAAGTTACAACTTTGTTTCCTAgcaacaagaaaaggaaagtttcataaaaacaaaacacaagctaAACAAAGATTAACAACGAAACCCTTCAGtgtctaaaaacaaaattactgGCACCAAATTCTGAGAGACTTTCACAAGGATTTTATTCACTGAAGATAAACAAATGCTTCCTTGGAATGGGGGTATAGACATTATGTGCAGGAAGAGCCTGTGTCAGAGCAGACAGGCGCTGCCAGGGTAAACAGAAGAGATCTGTACAGCTCTTCACAGGGCTCACGCACATCCTGTGATGTTAGCTAACGCCTACCCCAGTGCCTGGCCCTGCTCAAGTCAGGACCCCTTCTAGGCAGgtagggcagagagaaaaagctgTACCACTCAGGTGGCAAAATGCTTCATGTTTTGGGGTGAGATCTGAAGctgagaaaaaggaggagaatggGAGACTACTGTCTAGTCCAGCTTGTATTAAGTCAGTTCACAATAGATCATATCAATTTCTTGCTacatatttcagtttaaaaattcaagtgccaaggggcgcctgggtggctcagtgggttaagcccctgccttcagctcaggtcatggtctcagggtcctgggatccagccacacaTCACGTGCTcttcttagcagggagcctgcttccatttttctttctgcctgcctctctgcctacttgtgatctctcttgctctctctctgtcaaataaataaataaaatctttaaaaaaaaaattcaagtgccAAATATTCCTCTTGATTTAAAATAGTATTGTGTATCctgtgattataaaaaaaaaaaatgccaggggcgcctgggtggctcagtgggttgagcctctgccttcagctcaggtcatgatcccggggtcctgggatcgagccccgcgtcgggctctccgctccgtggggagcctgcttcctccctctctgcctacttgtgatctctctctttctctctgtcaaataaataaataaaatctttaaaaaaaaatgccaagaaaagagtgtaatttttttggaaagacagagaaaaaaaggttgtaagaaaatttaaattctctcctatcaatttataaatatatatgatatatatgtatataaaagatatacatatatatctatatatatatgtaaatcagAGGAAATTCTAGTAACATTTGATAACCTTAATCCACTTCCTGATATATTGgtagaataaatacaaattattactTAGAatcatagcattttaaattttgaagggATCACAGAGATTACCTAATTCAATATTTGCCAAATAGCTTGGAGAACATTAGTCTTCCATATCATGTTAAGGCTAGTTCTGTCAGGGGGGAAAGCAGTTTTGTGCTTGAATAAGTTAGGGAAATGCTGGgttcaataaaatttaataaatttctttacTTCAGGAATTTGAAGGGCTTCTAATAAGCTAGTATTCATGGTGACATCAGCCTgcatttccaaaatttatttgacTTAACACTTTTTATTCCTGTAAAACTAATAATACCTCATAAAATACTAGTTTCATATGTCCTTAAAATACAACTTAAGAAAGGCTAACTCATCTTGTCCAATGCTTTATGTTATACATTAAACAACACTGGCCTGAAAACGTTATGTCATTGGCTCTATATTACCTACAATTTAGAAGTGGCAGAATCAAGATTTGAATGCAGACTTCCTGACACCCAATCCCATGGATTTTCTCCCCTACTCTATCATCATTAATATGTATCTAAACTATCATAAAATATTCATCTACAATTATGTTGCTTTTACCCATGAAAGTCTTCATTTGGGGACCAATCTCCAGATTCTTCCATAGAATTAGATGGGAGATTTGCATCTTCATCAGAATCCCAGACATCCATTCCAAGATTACTAGaggaaaaatatcaataaatttttaaagattctatcaaAAATAAGATCATATGCTTTTAAACACATAAGCTGAgcacaaaaaaaggaagaaaaaaagcacaactgCAAACCATTTGCATCACAGAAAAATCTTTGGATATTTTGCCATTTTGCCTTAGTGAAAAGAATAAAGCTTAAGAACCATAAGGGAGAGGTCATCAGTCAAGCAAAATTTTAGGATGTTTGGATTTCCAACTTTGAGGATGTAAACAGTATCTCCTGTGGccaagaaatcataaaaattaaggGCTTTAGGCATAGGCACTAATGATGAAGGGTGAGGTAAAGGGGGAGTGGGAATAATGTCAGACACCAGACCTCCCTAACTCTCCCCTTCTGTATACCTCCTCTGATTACCCACTTCCACTATCTGAAATTACCTTGTTAATGCCTTTCCCCAGTACCATACATCCAATCATTGACTCTTCCATGCAGCAAATACTTGTTACGTGTCCAAAATGCACCAGGCACCATTCAAACACTTAAAGATAATGGTAATGGTCAAAATCAGGCAAGTCCCTGCTCTCAAAGGAGAGGCAGACCATAAACaagtacataaattatataatttctgaTAGTAATAAGCACTTTGTAGGAACTCCAAGGTAGTATAATAGACAGTAACTGGGAGAGGGGGACAATATTAAGACAGGAAAGACTGACTCTCTGAGGTggtgacatttgaacaaagaAATCAGTTAGGCAAGGACAGACCATTCCAAGTAGAGAAAACATCAGTGCAAAATTCCCTCATATATGGCCTTGTGAGACTGCACAGAGACTTAAAAGCTTCATGAGGAAAGGGAACTAGTCTGTCTTATTCACTGCTGAATTCTCAGTCAAG
Coding sequences within:
- the LOC125084556 gene encoding uncharacterized protein LOC125084556 isoform X3, encoding MVKKNSIPNGWRTVTPIGHPLPGTRFIAFKVPLKGAVNQRLTPTQKFTPKDLISAIKALNVELGLIIDLTYTTRYYEVKDLPKSIHYKKLYTVGLEVPDNATILQFKKWVRKFLWENAENDKLIGVHCTNGINRTGYLICRYLIDVEGWDPDTAIQAFGEARGHRIDGCVYLKDLKTRPMRSNLGMDVWDSDEDANLPSNSMEESGDWSPNEDFHGRTGKRSRLLNDQHPRSDVQIKDYDYVNNGRFQRHGNLYKHRCSDSMPEERHLRNWDLGNKGPGPRCSFFANHQCYDVSQEETDFNNKIHGTRPRPFHDPQPHSDCHEPDAGGDFDFVSKVDGQRRHSIQNHQAYSNCWENFPTKDYGFINRSWGQKRRPFYNHHEYPLRGDFQDHLLVQTSHFLNRGGGFQRQKPFYQNHFHDEMNLEDLEYTDVISEHTRGSLHDHSNNDFSEKMSLKKYVNRGHGQRLPPFPKFKKQRHLRNFDFNSGTKPWHISSCNHPRNDPQEQVLLEDLDFEQETSSQRPRSFRDSPLPDNINPNWHLDK
- the LOC125084556 gene encoding uncharacterized protein LOC125084556 isoform X4, producing the protein MKLSNLGMDVWDSDEDANLPSNSMEESGDWSPNEDFHGRTGKRSRLLNDQHPRSDVQIKDYDYVNNGRFQRHGNLYKHRCSDSMPEERHLRNWDLGNKGPGPRCSFFANHQCYDVSQEETDFNNKIHGTRPRPFHDPQPHSDCHEPDAGGDFDFVSKVDGQRRHSIQNHQAYSNCWENFPTKDYGFINRSWGQKRRPFYNHHEYPLRGDFQDHLLVQTSHFLNRGGGFQRQKPFYQNHFHDEMNLEDLEYTDVISEHTRGSLHDHSNNDFSEKMSLKKYVNRGHGQRLPPFPKFKKQRHLRNFDFNSGTKPWHISSCNHPRNDPQEQVLLEDLDFEQETSSQRPRSFRDSPLPDNINPNWHLDKLVYPEDNRRIHSSHGFNRRRQNRLTAYSSQELPSSCVFQEDGSVDYCGGRNPRDMEQHKRCIWLYPSSDLEHE
- the LOC125084556 gene encoding uncharacterized protein LOC125084556 isoform X2; this encodes MVKKNSIPNGWRTVTPIGHPLPGTRFIAFKVPLKGAVNQRLTPTQKFTPKDLISAIKALNVELGLIIDLTYTTRYYEVKDLPKSIHYKKLYTVGLEVPDNATILQFKKWVRKFLWENAENDKLIGVHCTNGINRTGYLICRYLIDVEGWDPDTAIQAFGEARGHRIDGCVYLKDLKTRPMRSNLGMDVWDSDEDANLPSNSMEESGDWSPNEDFHGTGKRSRLLNDQHPRSDVQIKDYDYVNNGRFQRHGNLYKHRCSDSMPEERHLRNWDLGNKGPGPRCSFFANHQCYDVSQEETDFNNKIHGTRPRPFHDPQPHSDCHEPDAGGDFDFVSKVDGQRRHSIQNHQAYSNCWENFPTKDYGFINRSWGQKRRPFYNHHEYPLRGDFQDHLLVQTSHFLNRGGGFQRQKPFYQNHFHDEMNLEDLEYTDVISEHTRGSLHDHSNNDFSEKMSLKKYVNRGHGQRLPPFPKFKKQRHLRNFDFNSGTKPWHISSCNHPRNDPQEQVLLEDLDFEQETSSQRPRSFRDSPLPDNINPNWHLDKLVYPEDNRRIHSSHGFNRRRQNRLTAYSSQELPSSCVFQEDGSVDYCGGRNPRDMEQHKRCIWLYPSSDLEHE
- the LOC125084556 gene encoding uncharacterized protein LOC125084556 isoform X1, which gives rise to MVKKNSIPNGWRTVTPIGHPLPGTRFIAFKVPLKGAVNQRLTPTQKFTPKDLISAIKALNVELGLIIDLTYTTRYYEVKDLPKSIHYKKLYTVGLEVPDNATILQFKKWVRKFLWENAENDKLIGVHCTNGINRTGYLICRYLIDVEGWDPDTAIQAFGEARGHRIDGCVYLKDLKTRPMRSNLGMDVWDSDEDANLPSNSMEESGDWSPNEDFHGRTGKRSRLLNDQHPRSDVQIKDYDYVNNGRFQRHGNLYKHRCSDSMPEERHLRNWDLGNKGPGPRCSFFANHQCYDVSQEETDFNNKIHGTRPRPFHDPQPHSDCHEPDAGGDFDFVSKVDGQRRHSIQNHQAYSNCWENFPTKDYGFINRSWGQKRRPFYNHHEYPLRGDFQDHLLVQTSHFLNRGGGFQRQKPFYQNHFHDEMNLEDLEYTDVISEHTRGSLHDHSNNDFSEKMSLKKYVNRGHGQRLPPFPKFKKQRHLRNFDFNSGTKPWHISSCNHPRNDPQEQVLLEDLDFEQETSSQRPRSFRDSPLPDNINPNWHLDKLVYPEDNRRIHSSHGFNRRRQNRLTAYSSQELPSSCVFQEDGSVDYCGGRNPRDMEQHKRCIWLYPSSDLEHE